In one Patescibacteria group bacterium genomic region, the following are encoded:
- the mltG gene encoding endolytic transglycosylase MltG produces the protein MSKKGIIFGYLSFVVLAIFLFFLFQQINSQDVIKTQDNVESFIIDKGDGLKDISQKLKENGLIENNKLFEFYAVLSNVRKSFLPGKYNIQSGLSFTDLIKELTNNPLANESTVTIIEGLSNEQVAEVLVNKNIINNTQEFFLAIKNIFNNEELLNKYNFLKDINNSLDKKEILQGYLFPDTYRFYENTTAEAVIKRMLDNFNTKVIKEIAKTDQINQVPLYEALTLASIVEKEASTEQERRLIADVFLSRIDQGWALESCATINYILKKPKARLTFDDTRTPSPYNTYLNPGLPPGPINNPSLSSILAVINPIENDYCCFLSTPEGKGIFSKTIEEHNRNKSIYLK, from the coding sequence ATGTCTAAAAAAGGAATTATTTTTGGCTATTTGTCCTTTGTTGTTTTAGCTATTTTTTTATTTTTTTTATTTCAGCAAATAAATAGCCAGGATGTAATAAAAACACAAGATAATGTAGAATCTTTTATTATAGACAAAGGAGACGGATTAAAGGATATTAGTCAAAAATTAAAAGAAAATGGATTAATAGAAAATAATAAATTGTTTGAATTTTATGCTGTTTTAAGCAATGTTAGAAAAAGTTTTTTGCCAGGCAAATACAATATTCAATCAGGCCTAAGCTTCACGGATTTAATAAAAGAATTAACCAATAATCCGTTAGCTAATGAATCAACTGTTACAATTATTGAAGGATTGAGTAATGAACAGGTGGCAGAAGTGCTAGTTAATAAAAATATTATAAATAATACTCAAGAGTTTTTTTTAGCAATAAAAAATATATTTAATAACGAAGAATTATTAAATAAATATAATTTTTTAAAAGATATAAATAATTCTTTGGACAAAAAAGAGATATTGCAAGGGTATTTGTTTCCAGATACTTATCGGTTTTATGAAAACACAACAGCAGAAGCTGTAATAAAGAGAATGTTAGACAATTTTAATACAAAGGTTATAAAAGAAATAGCTAAAACAGATCAAATCAATCAGGTTCCTCTTTATGAGGCATTAACGCTTGCTTCAATTGTTGAAAAAGAAGCATCAACAGAGCAGGAACGGCGTTTAATTGCAGATGTTTTTTTAAGCAGAATAGATCAAGGATGGGCATTGGAGTCTTGTGCTACCATTAATTATATACTCAAAAAACCAAAAGCAAGGCTAACCTTTGATGACACTAGAACACCTTCTCCTTACAACACTTATCTTAATCCAGGCCTACCTCCTGGACCAATTAATAATCCTTCCTTGTCTTCAATTTTGGCTGTAATAAACCCAATTGAAAATGATTATTGTTGCTTCTTGTCAACTCCTGAAGGCAAAGGAATTTTCAGTAAAACAATAGAAGAACACAACAGAAACAAATCAATATATTTAAAATAA
- a CDS encoding C39 family peptidase: protein MKKGLFQRIVISFVALAVIFVFNFWLFSPRDISKNKKSFLPDIEQSLTKENKNINRDNQLKANDEGKQAVPIKDFLDKDNQINYNDVNSQEAEGFKEEKQDNEEEFFEQSINLSVPFVSQSPFAKWDDIHNEACEEASLIIANHWLSQTELTKEKADKIILSAVKWQQDNWGGHYDLNVANTIDLAREYFGIKKIYYTFVEGINDIKRELNKGNIILAPMAGRVLDNKYYRNPGPAYHMLVVKGYNSKEVITSDPGTKRGEDFKYSYTNFLEAIHDWPFDIKEKKEIDKEQKAIEILKGDKIIIVIEPLK, encoded by the coding sequence ATGAAAAAAGGATTATTTCAAAGAATTGTTATTAGTTTTGTTGCTCTGGCAGTAATTTTTGTTTTTAATTTTTGGCTTTTTAGCCCAAGAGATATTTCAAAAAATAAAAAATCATTTTTACCAGACATAGAACAGTCATTGACAAAAGAAAATAAAAATATAAATAGAGATAACCAGCTAAAAGCAAATGACGAAGGTAAGCAGGCTGTTCCAATAAAAGATTTTTTAGATAAAGATAATCAAATTAATTATAATGATGTGAATTCTCAAGAAGCAGAAGGATTTAAGGAAGAAAAACAAGATAATGAAGAAGAGTTTTTTGAACAATCCATAAACTTATCAGTCCCCTTTGTTTCTCAGTCACCATTTGCTAAATGGGATGATATTCATAATGAGGCCTGCGAAGAGGCAAGCCTTATAATTGCTAATCATTGGCTTAGTCAAACAGAACTGACAAAAGAAAAAGCAGACAAGATTATTTTGTCTGCAGTTAAATGGCAACAAGACAATTGGGGAGGCCATTATGATTTAAATGTTGCAAATACAATTGATTTGGCAAGAGAATATTTTGGCATTAAAAAAATATATTATACTTTTGTAGAGGGAATCAATGACATTAAAAGAGAGTTAAATAAAGGAAATATAATTTTAGCTCCCATGGCTGGTAGAGTATTAGATAATAAATATTATAGAAATCCAGGACCCGCTTATCACATGCTTGTTGTCAAGGGATATAATAGCAAGGAAGTTATTACAAGTGACCCAGGAACAAAAAGAGGGGAGGATTTTAAATATTCATATACTAATTTTTTAGAAGCAATTCACGACTGGCCATTTGACATTAAAGAAAAAAAAGAAATTGACAAAGAACAAAAAGCAATAGAAATATTAAAAGGAGATAAAATTATAATAGTTATTGAGCCATTAAAATAG
- a CDS encoding GtrA family protein, producing MRKLIDIIRQIFGLIDKFLGNISFIHNRLYLRQFVKFAVAGTIATFVDFFIYIFLTRFFLFWESHIFWANFTSMTLAGIMSFVLNKKLVFNDGNSKTLSQYIKFLIISGLGGMAVYQFIFFYSVDYFHFYDLIGKIFAVAISLFYRFLSQKFWIFTTNNHDN from the coding sequence ATGCGTAAATTAATAGATATAATTCGACAAATTTTTGGACTAATTGATAAATTTTTGGGAAATATTTCATTTATCCATAATCGTCTTTACTTAAGACAGTTTGTTAAGTTTGCTGTAGCCGGAACAATAGCTACTTTTGTAGATTTTTTTATTTATATTTTTTTAACAAGATTTTTTTTATTTTGGGAAAGTCATATTTTTTGGGCAAATTTTACTTCAATGACTTTGGCGGGGATAATGAGTTTTGTTTTGAATAAAAAACTAGTATTTAATGACGGAAACTCAAAAACACTTTCACAGTATATTAAATTTTTGATTATTAGCGGATTAGGAGGGATGGCTGTTTATCAATTTATATTTTTTTATTCTGTTGACTATTTTCATTTTTATGATTTAATTGGTAAGATTTTTGCAGTTGCGATTTCTCTTTTTTATAGGTTTTTAAGCCAAAAGTTTTGGATTTTTACGACTAATAATCACGATAATTAA